The following coding sequences lie in one Rutidosis leptorrhynchoides isolate AG116_Rl617_1_P2 chromosome 6, CSIRO_AGI_Rlap_v1, whole genome shotgun sequence genomic window:
- the LOC139852292 gene encoding uncharacterized protein: MKKLLKTLPTLTTPIKGKILYLYISVANEAFGSVLVAERDKIQKPVYFVSKALAGSEVNYAPIEKFVYALILTSLRLRRYFQGHPVHVLTNMPVKQVITKPEISGRLALWAVELGAYEISYLPRNAIKGQVLADYLAEMSGELEVINERTELKPVQGETWDLFTDGASCAEGVGAALLAGINIAHKINVTKLRAFTDSQLMANQFSGSFDAHDPPMQKYLKLLQESAVRFEHFELAQVPRSQNKKADALSKLVALTFSHFQKQVWVEELPSKSIDNDLMVASIEEEQPNWMEPILQYIRNNVLPNDKREARLVRERAPMYIIQNDILYRKSFCGPMMRCVGPIV; encoded by the exons ATGAAGAAGTTGTTGAAAACTTTACCTACGCTAACAACACCAATTAAAGGCaaaattctttatctttatatatcGGTGGCAAATGAAGCTTTTGGTTCAGTTCTAGTTGCGGAAAGGgacaaaatacaaaagccagtaTATTTTGTCAGCAAAGCTCTTGCAGGAAGCGAAGTAAACTATGCGCCCATTGAAAAATTTGTGTATGCGCTTATATTAACATCGCTAAGGTTGAGGAGATATTTTCAAGGGCACCCGGTACACGTGCTAACTAACATGCCAGTCAAGCAAGTTATAACAAAACCAGAAATATCTGGTAGGCTTGCGTTGTGGGCAGTGGAGTTAGGTGCTTATGAAATCTCTTACCTTCCGCGCAATGCTATAAAAGGCCAAGTTTTGGCGGATTACCTTGCGGAAATGTCTGGTGAGTTGGAGGTAATCAATGAGAGAACTGAGTTAAAGCCAGTGCAGGGTGAAACTTGGGATTTGTTTACTGATGGAGCCTCATGTGCAGAAGGTGTTGGCGCGG CGTTGCTTGCGGGTATAAATATCGCGCATAAAATAAATGTCACCAAGTTGCGCGCTTTTACAGATTCGCAGCTAATGGCAAATCAGTTTAGCGGCTCTTTTGACGCGCATGATCCCCCAATGCAAAAATATTTGAAGTTATTGCAAGAATCAGCTGTGCGGTTTGAGCATTTTGAGCTCGCACAAGTACCAAGGAgtcaaaataagaaagcggatgcgttAAGTAAGTTGGTCGCTTTAACATTTTCACACTTTCAAAAGCAAGTTTGGGTTGAGGAATTGCCAAGTAAATCCATAGATAATGATTTAATGGTTGCGTCTATTGAAGAAGAacagccaaattggatggaaccaattCTGCAATATATACGCAATAATGTCTTGCCAAATGATAAACGCGAAGCTCGTTTAGTTCGTGAGCGCGCACCAATGTACATCattcaaaatgatattttatatcgtAAGTCATTTTGTGGCCCAATGATGCGGTGTGTTGGCCcaattgtgtga